One stretch of Streptomyces sp. 135 DNA includes these proteins:
- a CDS encoding ROK family transcriptional regulator yields the protein MTARPANAHQARLLRLLRDGGPNSRAQLGDQVDLSRSKLAVEVDRLLETGLVVADGLAASRGGRRSHNIRLAPALRFLGVDIGATSVDVAVTNAELEVLGHINQPMDVREGPVAVFEQVLAMAAKLKASGLAEGFDGAGIGVPGPVRFPEGVPVAPPIMPGWDGFPVREALSQELGCPVMVDNDVNLMAMGEQHAGVARSVGDFLCVKIGTGIGCGIVVGGEVHRGTTGSAGDIGHIQAEPDGRPCACGNRGCLEAYFSGAALARDAEEAATQGRSAELAARLDEAGRLSAVDVAAAAAAGDAAALDLIREGGNRTGQVLAALVSFFNPGLVVIGGGVTGLGHTLLAAIRTQVYRQSLPLATGNLPIVLGELGPTAGVIGGARLISDHLFSPA from the coding sequence ATGACGGCTCGACCCGCCAACGCGCACCAGGCGCGACTGCTGCGGCTGTTGCGCGACGGCGGGCCCAACTCCCGCGCCCAGCTGGGTGACCAGGTCGACCTCTCGCGGTCCAAACTGGCCGTCGAGGTGGACCGGCTCCTGGAGACCGGGCTCGTGGTCGCCGACGGACTCGCCGCCTCGCGCGGCGGCCGCCGCTCGCACAACATCCGCCTGGCACCGGCGCTGCGCTTCCTCGGCGTGGACATCGGCGCGACCTCGGTCGACGTCGCGGTGACCAACGCCGAGCTGGAGGTCCTCGGCCACATCAACCAGCCCATGGACGTACGCGAGGGTCCGGTCGCGGTCTTCGAGCAAGTCCTCGCCATGGCCGCCAAGTTGAAGGCCTCCGGGCTCGCGGAGGGGTTCGACGGCGCGGGCATCGGCGTCCCCGGGCCCGTCCGCTTCCCCGAAGGCGTCCCGGTCGCCCCGCCGATCATGCCGGGGTGGGACGGCTTTCCCGTCAGGGAGGCCCTCAGCCAGGAGCTGGGCTGCCCGGTCATGGTCGACAACGACGTGAACCTCATGGCGATGGGGGAGCAGCACGCGGGCGTCGCACGCTCCGTCGGCGACTTCCTCTGCGTCAAGATCGGCACCGGCATCGGCTGCGGCATCGTCGTCGGCGGCGAGGTCCACCGCGGTACGACGGGCAGCGCCGGCGACATCGGCCACATCCAGGCGGAGCCGGACGGACGCCCCTGCGCCTGCGGCAACAGGGGCTGCCTGGAGGCCTACTTCAGCGGTGCGGCGCTCGCCCGCGACGCCGAGGAGGCGGCCACCCAGGGGCGTTCTGCGGAGCTCGCCGCGCGGCTCGACGAGGCGGGGCGCCTGAGCGCAGTCGACGTCGCGGCGGCCGCCGCCGCGGGCGACGCCGCCGCGCTCGACCTCATCCGCGAGGGCGGCAACCGCACCGGCCAGGTCCTCGCCGCCCTCGTCAGCTTCTTCAACCCCGGCCTCGTGGTGATCGGCGGCGGTGTGACCGGGCTCGGCCACACCCTGCTCGCCGCGATCCGCACCCAGGTCTACCGCCAGTCCCTGCCGCTGGCGACCGGCAACCTTCCCATCGTGCTCGGCGAACTCGGCCCCACCGCCGGAGTCATCGGCGGCGCCCGGCTCATCAGCGACCACCTGTTCTCGCCGGCCTGA
- a CDS encoding substrate-binding domain-containing protein, with protein MPTNASRRGLLFGAAALSTGALITGCTSNEPKDEGDDAKDQPVADDKPGKEVTIGFAGPQADHGWLNAINDNARRRAEKYSDVTLEATEGSNDTAAQIGQVETLINKKVDVLVILPADGKALTQVGLKAMKANIPVVNLDRVFASPQAYRCWIGGDNYGMGLSAGHYIGEKLKGRENARVVELAGLDNLELTKQRTKGFDDALKNYPNIKKVARQAAEFTVESGQSKMSQLLQAQKNFDALWNHDDDQGVGALRAIKQAGRDDFMMVGGAGALSAFQAIEADNSVLKATVLYPPTMAASAIDLARALGQGKGVSGMAEFEIPAFITLYSAVVDKENVGQYMSTGFK; from the coding sequence ATGCCAACGAACGCGAGCCGCAGAGGGCTCCTCTTCGGAGCCGCCGCCCTGTCCACCGGAGCCCTGATCACGGGGTGCACCAGCAACGAGCCGAAGGACGAGGGCGACGACGCCAAGGACCAGCCGGTCGCCGACGACAAGCCGGGCAAGGAGGTCACCATCGGCTTCGCGGGCCCACAGGCCGACCATGGCTGGCTCAACGCCATCAACGACAACGCCAGGCGGCGGGCGGAGAAGTACTCCGACGTCACCCTGGAGGCCACCGAGGGCTCCAACGACACCGCCGCCCAGATCGGCCAGGTCGAGACGCTCATCAACAAGAAGGTCGACGTCCTGGTGATCCTGCCGGCCGACGGCAAGGCGCTCACGCAGGTCGGCCTGAAGGCGATGAAGGCGAACATCCCCGTCGTCAACCTCGACCGCGTCTTCGCCTCCCCGCAGGCCTACCGCTGCTGGATCGGCGGCGACAACTACGGCATGGGCCTGAGCGCCGGCCACTACATCGGCGAGAAGCTCAAGGGCAGGGAGAACGCGCGCGTGGTGGAGCTGGCCGGGCTCGACAACCTCGAACTGACCAAGCAGCGCACCAAGGGCTTCGACGACGCCCTCAAGAACTACCCGAACATCAAGAAGGTCGCCCGCCAGGCCGCCGAGTTCACCGTCGAGTCGGGGCAGTCGAAGATGTCCCAGCTCCTCCAGGCGCAGAAGAACTTCGACGCGCTGTGGAACCACGACGACGACCAGGGCGTGGGCGCCCTGCGCGCGATCAAGCAGGCGGGCCGCGACGACTTCATGATGGTCGGTGGCGCGGGCGCGCTCTCCGCCTTCCAGGCCATCGAGGCGGACAACAGCGTCCTGAAGGCCACCGTCCTCTATCCGCCCACCATGGCCGCGTCCGCCATCGACCTCGCGCGCGCCCTCGGCCAGGGCAAGGGCGTCAGCGGCATGGCCGAATTCGAGATCCCGGCCTTCATCACGCTGTACTCGGCGGTCGTCGACAAGGAGAACGTCGGTCAGTACATGTCCACCGGCTTCAAGTGA
- a CDS encoding sugar phosphate isomerase/epimerase family protein, with product MPRRFTLFTGQWADLPLEEVCRLARDFGYDGLELACWGDHFEVDKALTDPSYLDGRHALLDKYGLKCWAVSNHLVGQAVCDAIIDERHRAILPARIWGDGEAEGVRQRAAAEIKDTARAAAAFGVDTVVGFTGSAIWHLVAMFPPVPDSMIERGYEDFAERWNPILDVFDEHGVRFAHEVHPSEIAYDYWTTHRALEAVGHRPAFGLNFDPSHFVWQDLDPVGFLYDFRDRIYHVDCKEARRRLDGRNGRLGSHLPWGDPRRGWDFVSAGHGDVPWEDVFRMLGSIAYEGPVSVEWEDAGMDRLQGAPEALARLKAYDFEAPTASFDAAFGGSD from the coding sequence ATGCCCCGTAGGTTCACGCTCTTCACCGGCCAGTGGGCCGACCTGCCGCTCGAAGAGGTCTGCCGGCTCGCCCGCGACTTCGGCTACGACGGCCTCGAACTCGCCTGCTGGGGCGACCACTTCGAGGTCGACAAGGCGCTCACCGACCCGTCCTATCTGGACGGTCGGCACGCCCTGCTCGACAAGTACGGCCTGAAGTGCTGGGCCGTCTCCAACCACCTGGTCGGCCAGGCCGTCTGCGACGCGATCATCGACGAGCGGCACCGCGCGATCCTGCCCGCCCGGATCTGGGGCGACGGCGAGGCGGAGGGCGTGCGGCAGCGGGCCGCCGCCGAGATCAAGGACACGGCACGGGCCGCCGCCGCCTTCGGCGTGGACACCGTCGTCGGCTTCACCGGCTCGGCGATCTGGCATCTGGTCGCGATGTTCCCGCCGGTTCCTGACTCCATGATCGAGCGTGGGTACGAGGACTTCGCCGAGCGCTGGAACCCGATCCTGGACGTCTTCGACGAGCACGGCGTGCGGTTCGCCCACGAGGTGCATCCGTCCGAGATCGCGTACGACTACTGGACGACGCACAGGGCCTTGGAGGCCGTCGGCCACCGCCCGGCCTTCGGCCTCAACTTCGACCCCTCGCACTTCGTCTGGCAGGACCTCGACCCGGTGGGCTTCCTCTACGACTTCCGGGACCGCATCTACCACGTCGACTGCAAGGAGGCCCGGCGCCGCCTGGACGGCCGTAACGGCCGCCTGGGTTCGCACCTCCCGTGGGGCGACCCGCGGCGTGGCTGGGACTTCGTGTCGGCGGGCCACGGGGACGTCCCCTGGGAGGACGTCTTCCGCATGCTCGGTTCCATCGCGTACGAGGGGCCGGTCTCGGTGGAGTGGGAGGACGCCGGCATGGACCGCCTCCAGGGCGCCCCGGAGGCCCTCGCGCGTTTGAAGGCGTACGACTTCGAGGCGCCGACCGCCTCGTTCGACGCCGCGTTCGGCGGCTCCGACTAG
- a CDS encoding PaaI family thioesterase, translating to MSDTLPQNDLRAQLLSAVPFAAHLGIAFDEAGPERVEGTLPWSSQLCTAGGVLHGGALMTLADTVGAVCAYLNLPEGEATSTIESKTNFLRAVRSGTARAVARPLHVGGSFIVVQTEVYDDQGRLAGQTTQTQAVLAPRSK from the coding sequence ATGTCGGACACCTTGCCCCAGAACGATCTCCGGGCCCAACTGCTTTCCGCCGTCCCCTTCGCCGCCCATCTCGGCATCGCCTTCGACGAGGCGGGACCCGAGCGCGTGGAGGGCACCCTGCCGTGGTCCTCCCAGCTGTGCACGGCGGGCGGCGTGCTGCACGGCGGGGCGCTGATGACCCTCGCGGACACGGTCGGCGCGGTGTGCGCGTACCTCAATCTGCCCGAGGGCGAGGCCACCTCGACGATCGAGTCCAAGACCAACTTCCTGCGGGCCGTGCGCTCCGGGACGGCCCGCGCCGTGGCCCGCCCGCTGCACGTCGGCGGCTCCTTCATCGTCGTACAGACCGAGGTGTACGACGATCAGGGGCGCCTCGCGGGACAGACCACGCAGACGCAGGCGGTGCTGGCTCCCAGGAGCAAGTGA
- a CDS encoding Gfo/Idh/MocA family oxidoreductase produces the protein MRETGPDAGAEAGPEAGADAGADAGSAGKRPLGVGMVGYAFMGAAHSQGWRTVGRVFDLPVEPVLAAVCGRDGGAVRAAADRLGWAAAETDWRALIARDDVDLVDICTPGDSHAEIAVAALEAGKHVLCEKPLANTVEEAEAMAEAAERARARGQVAMVGFNYRRVPALALARRMVAEGRLGALRHVRLTYLQDWLVDAEFPLTWRLIKEHAGSGALGDLGAHIVDLAQYLVGEQVAGVSALTETFVRERPLLEGASSGLTAAGGARRGAVTVDDAAVFTGRFPNGALASFEATRFAAGRKNALRLELNGSDGSLAFDLERLNELSFHDHTEPAASSGFRRILVTEPEHPYLAAWWPPGHGLGYEHTFVHQARDLLHAIATGARPEPSFADGLSVQRVLAAVEESAAKNSVYTPVTA, from the coding sequence ATGCGTGAGACGGGACCCGATGCCGGGGCCGAGGCCGGACCCGAGGCCGGGGCCGATGCCGGGGCCGATGCCGGGAGCGCGGGGAAGAGGCCGCTGGGGGTGGGCATGGTCGGCTACGCGTTCATGGGCGCCGCCCATTCCCAGGGCTGGCGCACCGTGGGGCGCGTCTTCGACCTGCCGGTCGAGCCGGTGCTCGCGGCCGTCTGCGGCCGTGACGGGGGCGCCGTGCGCGCCGCCGCCGACCGGCTCGGCTGGGCCGCCGCCGAGACAGACTGGCGGGCCCTGATCGCGCGGGACGACGTCGACCTCGTCGACATCTGCACCCCCGGCGACAGCCATGCGGAGATCGCCGTCGCCGCCCTGGAGGCGGGCAAGCACGTGCTGTGCGAGAAGCCGCTCGCCAACACCGTCGAGGAGGCCGAGGCCATGGCCGAGGCGGCCGAACGGGCCCGCGCCCGGGGGCAGGTGGCCATGGTCGGCTTCAACTACCGCCGGGTGCCCGCCCTCGCGCTCGCCCGCCGGATGGTCGCCGAGGGTAGGCTCGGGGCGTTGCGGCACGTTCGCCTGACGTACCTTCAGGACTGGCTCGTGGACGCCGAGTTCCCGCTGACGTGGCGGCTGATCAAGGAGCACGCCGGCTCCGGCGCGCTCGGGGACCTGGGGGCGCACATCGTCGACCTCGCGCAGTACCTGGTGGGGGAGCAGGTGGCGGGGGTCTCCGCACTCACCGAGACCTTCGTCAGGGAACGGCCGCTGCTTGAGGGCGCGTCCAGCGGCCTTACCGCGGCGGGCGGCGCGCGGCGCGGCGCCGTCACGGTGGACGACGCGGCCGTCTTCACCGGCCGCTTCCCCAACGGGGCGCTGGCCTCCTTCGAGGCGACGCGCTTCGCGGCGGGCCGCAAGAACGCGCTGCGGCTCGAACTCAACGGCAGCGACGGCTCGTTGGCCTTCGACCTGGAGCGCCTGAACGAACTGTCCTTCCACGACCACACCGAGCCCGCCGCGTCCTCCGGCTTCCGCAGGATCCTGGTGACCGAGCCCGAGCATCCGTATCTGGCGGCCTGGTGGCCGCCGGGGCACGGACTCGGCTACGAGCACACCTTCGTGCACCAGGCCCGCGACCTGCTGCACGCCATCGCCACCGGGGCGCGGCCCGAACCCTCCTTCGCCGACGGGCTCTCCGTGCAGCGAGTGCTCGCGGCGGTGGAGGAGAGCGCGGCGAAGAACTCCGTGTACACGCCGGTGACGGCGTGA
- a CDS encoding sugar ABC transporter ATP-binding protein: protein MAPEPPLLTMSGITKSFPGVRALDGVDLQVQAGEVHCLLGQNGAGKSTLIKVLAGAHQPDGGEIRWRGERTALRSPITAMRLGIATIYQELDLVEGLSVAENVHLGHEPTAAGFVVRGREAKASTAALLKRLGHAEIDPGRLVGELSAAQRQIVSMARALSHEVRLIVMDEPSAALDPDEVDNLFRIVGDLTGDGVAVVYISHRLEEIRRIGDRVTVLKDGRAVAGGLPAKSTPTKDVVALMTGRNVEYVFPDRPTQRPAGQPVLTTRGLTRHGEFAPLDLDLRPGEIVGLAGLVGSGRSEILETIYGARKPSAGHVSVDGRPLRPGSVRAAVRAGLGLAPEERKAQALLMLESVTRNVSVSSMSRFSRGGWLDRGAEREAARAATRELSLRPDQPSAPVRTLSGGNQQKAVLARWLLRGCRVLLLDEPTRGVDVGARAELYAVIRRLADEGLAVLLVSSEVPEVLGLADRVLVLREGRVVHTAPARDLDEHRVLDLVLEGSPAS, encoded by the coding sequence ATGGCACCAGAACCACCGCTGCTCACCATGTCCGGCATCACCAAGTCGTTCCCCGGCGTCCGTGCCCTCGACGGCGTCGACCTCCAGGTCCAGGCCGGGGAAGTGCACTGCCTCCTCGGCCAGAACGGCGCCGGGAAGTCCACGCTCATCAAGGTCCTCGCCGGCGCCCACCAGCCCGACGGCGGCGAGATCCGCTGGCGCGGCGAGCGCACCGCCCTGCGCTCGCCCATCACGGCCATGCGGCTGGGCATCGCCACCATCTACCAGGAACTCGACCTGGTGGAGGGCCTGTCCGTCGCCGAGAACGTCCACCTCGGGCACGAGCCGACCGCCGCCGGGTTCGTGGTGCGCGGCCGGGAGGCCAAGGCGTCGACGGCCGCCCTGCTCAAGCGACTTGGGCACGCCGAGATAGATCCGGGGCGGCTCGTCGGCGAACTCTCCGCCGCGCAGCGGCAGATCGTCTCGATGGCCCGCGCGCTCTCCCACGAGGTGCGTCTCATCGTCATGGACGAGCCGTCCGCGGCCCTCGACCCCGACGAGGTCGACAACCTCTTCCGCATCGTCGGCGACCTCACCGGGGACGGCGTCGCCGTCGTCTACATCTCGCACCGCCTCGAGGAGATCCGCCGCATCGGCGACCGCGTCACCGTCCTCAAGGACGGGCGTGCCGTCGCGGGCGGCCTGCCCGCGAAGTCCACGCCTACCAAGGACGTCGTGGCGCTCATGACCGGACGCAACGTCGAATACGTCTTCCCCGACCGCCCCACGCAACGGCCGGCGGGCCAGCCGGTGTTGACGACCCGCGGCCTCACCCGGCACGGCGAGTTCGCACCCCTCGACCTCGACCTGCGCCCCGGCGAGATCGTCGGCCTCGCCGGACTCGTCGGCTCCGGACGCTCCGAGATCCTGGAGACGATCTACGGCGCCCGCAAGCCGAGCGCCGGCCACGTGAGCGTCGACGGACGGCCGCTGCGGCCCGGCAGCGTCCGCGCCGCCGTCCGCGCGGGCCTCGGCCTCGCCCCCGAGGAGCGCAAGGCACAGGCCCTGCTCATGCTGGAGTCCGTCACCCGCAACGTATCGGTCTCCTCCATGTCCCGCTTCTCGCGCGGCGGCTGGCTCGACCGGGGCGCCGAGCGGGAGGCCGCCCGCGCCGCCACCCGCGAGCTGTCGCTCCGCCCCGACCAGCCGTCCGCCCCCGTGCGCACCCTCTCCGGCGGCAACCAACAGAAGGCGGTCCTCGCCCGCTGGCTGCTGCGCGGCTGCCGCGTCCTGCTGCTCGACGAGCCGACCCGCGGTGTGGACGTCGGTGCCCGCGCCGAGCTGTACGCGGTGATCCGCCGCCTCGCCGACGAAGGCCTCGCCGTGCTCCTCGTCTCCAGCGAGGTGCCCGAGGTGCTCGGCCTCGCCGACCGCGTCCTGGTGCTCCGCGAAGGCCGCGTCGTCCACACCGCGCCCGCCCGTGACCTCGACGAACACCGCGTACTCGACCTCGTCCTCGAAGGGAGCCCGGCGTCATGA
- a CDS encoding beta-ketoacyl-ACP synthase III, producing MHGSRIAAVGHYQPAKILTNEDLAGIVDTSDEWIRSRVGIRTRHIAGPQEPVDELAAHAGGKALAAAGLTPDAVDLVLVATSTAIDRSPNMAARVAARLGIPSPAAMDINVVCAGFTHALATADHTLRAGAATRALVIGADKMSEVTDWTDRTTCVLTGDGAGAAVVEACGPGQEPGIGPVLWGSVPGMGNAVRIEGTPPRFAQEGQSVYRWATTQLPPLARAACERAGLTPADLAGVVLHQANLRIIEPLAERIGAVNAVVARDVVDSGNTSAGSIPMALSKLVERGELRSGDPVLLFGFGGNLSYAGQVVRCP from the coding sequence ATGCACGGCTCGCGCATCGCCGCCGTCGGCCACTACCAACCCGCCAAGATCCTCACCAACGAGGATCTGGCGGGCATCGTGGACACGAGCGACGAGTGGATCCGCTCCCGGGTGGGCATCCGCACCCGACACATCGCGGGTCCCCAGGAGCCGGTCGACGAGCTGGCCGCGCACGCCGGCGGCAAGGCCCTGGCCGCCGCGGGTCTGACCCCCGACGCGGTCGACCTGGTCCTGGTCGCCACCTCCACGGCCATCGACCGCTCGCCGAACATGGCCGCCCGCGTGGCGGCCCGGCTCGGCATCCCCTCGCCGGCCGCCATGGACATCAACGTCGTGTGCGCGGGCTTCACGCACGCGCTCGCCACGGCCGACCACACCCTGCGGGCAGGGGCCGCCACCCGCGCCCTGGTCATCGGCGCGGACAAGATGTCCGAGGTCACCGACTGGACGGACCGCACCACCTGCGTGCTGACCGGTGACGGCGCGGGCGCCGCCGTCGTCGAGGCGTGCGGGCCCGGCCAGGAGCCCGGCATCGGCCCCGTGCTGTGGGGCTCGGTACCCGGGATGGGCAACGCCGTCCGGATCGAGGGCACCCCGCCGCGCTTCGCCCAGGAGGGACAGAGCGTCTACCGCTGGGCGACGACCCAGTTGCCGCCGCTGGCCCGCGCGGCCTGCGAACGCGCCGGGCTCACCCCCGCCGACCTCGCAGGAGTCGTCCTGCACCAGGCCAACCTCCGTATCATCGAGCCGCTCGCCGAGCGCATCGGCGCGGTGAACGCCGTCGTCGCCCGCGATGTCGTCGACTCCGGGAACACCTCGGCGGGCTCCATCCCGATGGCGCTGTCCAAGCTGGTGGAGCGCGGGGAGCTGCGCTCCGGCGACCCGGTCCTGCTGTTCGGCTTCGGCGGCAACCTCTCGTACGCGGGCCAGGTCGTCCGCTGCCCGTGA
- a CDS encoding ABC transporter permease: MTQPAPAAEAADRKPAPADDGGSPWRATLARADVRTLSLLGVLAALIVIGGITQPDSFLDGDNVQLILTQASVIGVVTVGMTFVIISGGIDLSVGAIVALASVWATTVATQEYGFAGILFTAVVVGMGCGLVNGLLIAYGGMVPFIATLAMLAAGRGLALQITDGKTQMVTVDGVLKLGERDSYVLGIPPLVLVFAAVTVVGWLLLNRTTFGRRSVAVGGNAEAARLAGIDVRRQRLYLYLLSGLCCGIAAFLLIILSGSGQNTNGNLYELDAIAAAIIGGTLLSGGRGTITGSVLGVLIFTTITNIFALNNLETATQQIAKGAIIVAAVLVQRRTANTS; encoded by the coding sequence ATGACCCAGCCCGCCCCGGCGGCCGAGGCCGCCGACCGCAAGCCCGCACCGGCCGACGACGGCGGCAGCCCGTGGCGCGCCACGCTCGCCCGCGCCGACGTGCGCACCCTGTCACTGCTCGGCGTGCTCGCCGCGCTGATCGTGATCGGCGGCATCACCCAGCCCGACTCCTTCCTGGACGGCGACAACGTCCAGCTGATCCTCACCCAGGCGTCCGTCATCGGCGTCGTCACCGTCGGCATGACCTTCGTGATCATCTCCGGCGGCATCGACCTGTCGGTCGGCGCGATCGTCGCGCTGGCCTCGGTCTGGGCGACGACCGTCGCCACCCAGGAGTACGGCTTCGCGGGCATCCTCTTCACCGCCGTCGTCGTCGGCATGGGATGCGGCCTGGTCAACGGCCTGCTCATCGCGTACGGCGGCATGGTGCCGTTCATCGCCACCCTCGCCATGCTGGCGGCGGGCCGCGGACTCGCCCTCCAGATCACCGACGGCAAGACCCAGATGGTCACCGTGGACGGGGTGCTGAAGCTCGGCGAGCGCGACTCCTACGTCCTCGGCATCCCACCGCTCGTCCTGGTCTTCGCCGCCGTCACCGTCGTCGGCTGGCTGCTGCTCAACCGCACCACGTTCGGCCGCCGCTCCGTCGCGGTCGGCGGCAACGCGGAAGCGGCGCGCCTCGCCGGCATCGACGTACGCAGGCAGCGGCTGTATCTGTACCTGCTCTCGGGGCTGTGCTGCGGCATCGCGGCGTTCCTGCTGATCATCCTCTCCGGTTCGGGACAGAACACCAACGGCAATCTGTACGAACTCGACGCCATCGCCGCGGCGATCATCGGCGGCACCCTGCTCAGCGGTGGCCGCGGCACCATCACCGGCTCCGTGCTCGGTGTGCTGATCTTCACCACGATCACCAACATCTTCGCGCTCAACAACCTGGAGACCGCGACCCAGCAGATCGCCAAGGGCGCGATCATCGTCGCCGCGGTCCTCGTCCAACGACGCACGGCCAACACTTCCTGA
- a CDS encoding GNAT family N-acetyltransferase: MNTEHRVRPATEEDVPTAVDTLARAFADYPFTRYVVAADGHEERIRGFQELFLTRVGMVYGRVWVADAGRAVAVWTTPDQDPGPGFAEVGPRIGELAGDRAPWFESAERALEAHRPDRPVWFLATVGVDPAAQGQGLGSAVLRPGLEAADRAGCPAFLETSSERNVAFYERLGFAVTAEVALPDDGPRTWCMLREPA; encoded by the coding sequence ATGAATACGGAGCACCGCGTACGCCCCGCGACCGAGGAGGACGTGCCGACGGCCGTGGACACCCTCGCCCGGGCCTTCGCCGACTACCCCTTCACGCGGTACGTCGTCGCGGCCGACGGCCACGAGGAGCGGATACGCGGCTTCCAGGAACTCTTCCTCACCCGTGTCGGCATGGTCTACGGACGCGTCTGGGTCGCGGACGCCGGACGTGCCGTAGCCGTCTGGACCACGCCGGACCAGGACCCGGGGCCCGGCTTCGCCGAGGTCGGCCCGCGGATCGGGGAACTCGCCGGGGACCGCGCCCCCTGGTTCGAGTCGGCCGAGCGCGCCCTGGAGGCACACCGTCCCGATCGCCCGGTGTGGTTCCTCGCCACGGTCGGGGTCGACCCGGCGGCGCAGGGCCAGGGGCTCGGCAGCGCGGTGCTCCGGCCCGGCCTGGAGGCCGCCGACCGCGCGGGGTGCCCGGCGTTCCTGGAGACGTCGAGCGAGCGCAACGTCGCGTTCTACGAGCGGCTCGGCTTCGCCGTCACGGCGGAGGTCGCGCTGCCGGACGACGGCCCGCGCACGTGGTGCATGCTGCGCGAGCCCGCGTAG